A window of Belonocnema kinseyi isolate 2016_QV_RU_SX_M_011 chromosome 9, B_treatae_v1, whole genome shotgun sequence contains these coding sequences:
- the LOC117180599 gene encoding uncharacterized protein LOC117180599, with amino-acid sequence MGSKNENNGEKNRWKGTKIRIEDDLTPREKEVQTDRVSTNEKISSPSTSTCQAKYCESGLHDGLLDSDAALIVTKVEITEEEETVAISNLDLNSTSTKISRDPLKWPLEENDDIRLLLVKKGPILIREKDNAEGKFPKDECGRRFNESYYQRRMCNGEIILRSWLIYSKSADAVFCFCWKLFTTIQSALTSGGCNDWNHIGERLSSHEKSKAYLSAHKQWTELALRMRTNKTIDANHQRMLDDEARYWQNVLERLLAVIHFLAQQYLTFRGTSDKLYVHNNGNFSKLVELISKFDTVISEHLLRIKDGRTQQHYLGKDIQNEIIHLLANKIKQTILNIVKNAKYYSIIVDCTSDVSHIEQMTIIIRCVNIRKSPVEVGEYFLGGQGYDNGSNMKEKHAGVQQRISEINPLAFFAPSSPLRWDVLKKYIPSLTVKPLSTTRWESRIDAIRPIRYQKSEIYDALLDISSNESFDAMVRHEAECLTSAISDFIFLCCLITWHNILNHINVASKLLQIVDTNLSSAINELNGVLKYLESYRSDDGFASTITDAKELTEILGVASDFNSAQNVRPRRQKKQFDYESED; translated from the exons TGACAGAGTTAGtactaatgaaaaaatttcatcgcCATCGACTTCAACTTGTCAAGCCAAATATTGTGAAAGCGGGTTGCATGATGGATTATTAGATAGCGACGCAGCTTTAATTGTAACAAAAGTCGAGATAACAGAGGAAGAGGAAACGGTTGCAATTTCGAATCTGGATTTGAATTCTACCAGTACGAAGATTTCTCGAGATCCTTTAAAGTGGCCACTTGAAGAAAATGATGATATAAGGTTACTTCTAGTCAAAAAAGGACCTATACTTATACGGGAAAAAGACAATGCGGAGGGAAAGTTTCCGAAAGATGAATGCGGGCGTCGTTTTAATGAATCATATTATCAGAGGCGTATGTGCAATggggaaataattttaagatcatGGCTCATTTACTCAAAAAGCGCAGATGCGGTGTTTTGCTTTTGTTGGAAACTTTTTACCACCATTCAAAGCGCTTTAACATCGGGTGGTTGCAATGATTGGAATCATATCGGTGAAAGACTCAGCTCACACGAAAAGAGCAAAGCATATTTAAGTGCCCATAAACAGTGGACTGAATTAGCATTGAGAATGAGGACAAACAAGACAATCGATGCTAATCATCAACGCATGTTGGATGATGAAGCGCGATATTGGCAAAATGTGTTAGAGCGGCTTCTAGCAGTCATACATTTTTTGGCACAACAATATTTGACATTTAGAGGAACATCGGACAAATTATATGTTCACAACAATGGAAATTTTTCGAAACTAGTTGAGCTAATTTCAAAGTTTGATACTGTCATATCCGAGCACCTTTTAAGAATTAAAGATGGTCGCACGCAACAGCATTATCTCGGCAAagatattcaaaatgaaattatacaTTTACTGGCGAATAAAATCAAGCAGACAAtattgaatattgtaaaaaatgccAAATATTATAGTATTATTGTTGATTGTACTTCAGATGTCAGCCACATAGAGCAAATGACTATTATAATACGTTGCGTGAATATTAGAAAAAGTCCTGTGGAAGTTGGAGAATATTTTCTTGG GGGGCAAGGATACGACAACGGCTCAAATATGAAAGAAAAGCATGCTGGAGTTCAGCAACGCATCAGTGAAATAAATCCTCTTGCATTTTTCGCCCCAT CATCACCTTTGAGGTGggatgttttaaaaaagtatataccTTCCTTAACAGTGAAACCCTTGAGTACGACAAGGTGGGAAAGTCGAATTGATGCGATTCGTCCAATAAGATACCAAAAAAGTGAGATATATGATGCCTTACTGGATATTTCAAGCAATGAATCTTTTGATGCAATGGTCAGACATGAAGCTGAATGCTTGACGTCAGCtatttctgattttatatttcTGTGTTGTCTAATAACATggcataatattttaaatcacatAAATGTTGCGAGCAAATTGCTTCAAATCGTTGATACCAATTTATCAAGTGCTATCAATGAACTAAACGGAGTTTTAAAGTACTTAGAATCGTATAGAAGTGACGACGGGTTTGCAAGTACTATAACTGATGCTAAAGAACTTACAGAAATACTAGGCGTTGCGTCGGACTTCAATAGTGCTCAAAACGTTCGACCACGGCGGcagaaaaaacaatttgattATGAGTCAGAAGATTAA